Proteins from a genomic interval of Hydrogenophaga sp. PAMC20947:
- a CDS encoding TnsD family Tn7-like transposition protein, with protein MMSSRSVGASKPIPQWLPDETIFSLISRYHFLSGNRLASTTNLSLFGNKKSGWQHDFPSHLSELCRRTQGVLGSGIDLCLDRTIIPFYLPLQEHASRKSALASLMDQPEGMLKYRLGIVTSRFRANHPLKACVACMAGDLANFGTPYWHRTHQFPGVWVCPQHGNLLRQATVKSTGVERFGWVLPRNEQLCGPVATELGDASARSLSRLAAMVEGWTSLPVGTHLSPETLSRTYKSALPETIAHETPGRRFEWAEAYRMTLSPLRAIPELAGLPETQRQASLQLDRWLFGPRGNTHPLRHLSLILWLFPDWQTFWQTYLGSASSPAQIEHAASMSSRSVDPRQARLLHLLTRGNSATAAAAELGIDVGTAIAWAAKHGISTARRAKVLKPEVLSNLLLDLQGGIDKTVAAQRNGVSFQVVTRLLRSEVGLQKAWHAKRFSEDQARARSAWLELATSAPGIGVTALRARQPWAYAWLYRNDRDWLSDQARHFRLPRTSGAAGRIDWAARDGTLADEVLRVASEISAATRSNHVALWQLYQVIPELKAKLGALARLPLTQAAIEGVTRSRRRQTTLSRLI; from the coding sequence ATGATGAGTTCACGTAGCGTCGGCGCCTCAAAACCCATTCCTCAATGGCTCCCGGACGAGACGATTTTCAGCTTGATCAGCCGATACCATTTTCTCTCTGGAAACCGGCTCGCTTCCACGACCAACCTCTCACTGTTCGGCAACAAAAAGTCGGGATGGCAACACGACTTTCCGAGCCACCTCTCTGAGCTTTGCAGGCGCACCCAAGGCGTCCTGGGATCAGGCATCGATCTCTGTCTAGACCGAACGATCATTCCCTTTTACTTGCCACTGCAGGAGCATGCCTCCAGGAAGTCAGCACTGGCATCACTGATGGATCAACCGGAGGGAATGTTGAAATACCGTCTCGGCATCGTGACCAGTCGATTTCGGGCAAATCACCCGTTGAAAGCTTGCGTGGCCTGCATGGCAGGCGATCTCGCAAATTTCGGCACGCCGTATTGGCACCGTACGCACCAATTTCCAGGCGTTTGGGTGTGCCCCCAACACGGCAACCTATTGAGACAGGCCACAGTCAAATCCACCGGTGTAGAACGCTTCGGATGGGTGTTGCCGCGAAACGAGCAATTGTGTGGGCCCGTCGCTACTGAGCTTGGCGATGCCTCGGCGCGGTCGCTGAGCCGCCTGGCGGCTATGGTGGAGGGCTGGACCTCATTGCCTGTAGGAACACACCTCTCGCCCGAAACACTGAGCAGAACCTATAAGTCTGCGCTCCCGGAGACAATTGCGCACGAGACACCTGGAAGGCGCTTCGAGTGGGCCGAGGCCTACCGAATGACCTTGAGCCCATTGCGCGCAATACCCGAACTGGCTGGTTTGCCTGAAACGCAACGCCAAGCCTCGCTACAACTTGATCGCTGGCTTTTTGGTCCAAGGGGAAACACGCACCCGTTACGGCACCTGTCGCTGATCCTGTGGTTGTTTCCGGACTGGCAGACCTTCTGGCAAACGTATTTGGGTAGCGCATCGTCTCCGGCCCAGATCGAACACGCCGCCTCAATGTCGAGTCGAAGTGTCGATCCGCGTCAAGCAAGGCTTTTGCACTTGCTGACCAGGGGGAACTCCGCCACCGCAGCCGCCGCAGAACTGGGTATTGACGTAGGCACGGCCATCGCCTGGGCGGCCAAACACGGGATTTCGACGGCGCGTCGAGCCAAGGTTCTCAAGCCCGAGGTGCTATCCAACTTGCTTCTTGACCTCCAAGGTGGCATCGACAAAACAGTGGCTGCCCAACGCAACGGCGTTTCCTTTCAGGTCGTCACGCGATTGCTGCGATCCGAGGTAGGGCTACAGAAAGCCTGGCATGCCAAACGTTTCAGCGAGGATCAAGCCCGAGCTCGCTCAGCCTGGCTTGAATTGGCCACCAGTGCACCGGGCATCGGGGTTACAGCTCTGCGCGCTCGACAGCCCTGGGCCTATGCCTGGCTGTATCGCAATGACCGCGATTGGCTCAGTGACCAAGCACGCCACTTTCGGCTTCCACGCACCTCTGGAGCAGCTGGGCGCATTGATTGGGCTGCTCGTGACGGCACGCTCGCGGACGAGGTCCTCCGCGTCGCGTCCGAGATTTCGGCCGCCACCCGTAGCAACCATGTCGCCCTTTGGCAGCTCTACCAAGTGATCCCGGAGTTGAAGGCCAAGCTTGGTGCGCTTGCCCGATTGCCGTTGACCCAAGCAGCCATTGAAGGTGTGACCCGCTCTCGCCGTCGTCAGACGACCTTATCTCGTTTGATCTGA
- a CDS encoding ATP-binding protein, which translates to MTTILRDVEIHLPASHRDNILISACGRPLEPVEIGKRLIYLPPSPGVSVDLPRHQLEHLVADIFRMHIPSAAGIEIAQTIGYMLTQGYVHRNPKNPETWRRIYSAVGTQAAFSPIQLGAMVTGVSGAGKSTAIERALQLFPQVVRHDHVPGFATPSPQLLWLKVDVPASGKIMDLVENLSRATDAALGTSHTEDLFKGRRLKGAALAHQWLQKISCNFLGLLVLDELQNLFSISTKAVRTTAARRQDGQRPMLRIVDDEVLKFLLTLSNFAKIPTLYCSTPDGMTALNTRMSTAQRMLTAGFHTVPHALSADDEFFRKRLFPILCRYQWLPEKLSASDELRRLLFDLSAGVPRMALMAWFHASRRAIQRNANGLSFEDFLHVGANAMGPLRPAVTALLSDDPRRLQRYEDLMVPVHGAS; encoded by the coding sequence ATGACAACAATCCTTCGTGACGTCGAGATTCATCTGCCGGCCAGTCACCGCGACAACATTCTGATTTCAGCCTGTGGCCGGCCGCTCGAACCCGTGGAAATCGGTAAGAGGCTGATCTACCTTCCCCCATCCCCAGGAGTCTCAGTTGACCTTCCGCGCCATCAATTGGAACACCTGGTAGCCGATATCTTTCGGATGCACATTCCCAGTGCTGCAGGAATTGAAATTGCCCAGACCATTGGCTACATGTTGACTCAAGGCTATGTGCACCGGAATCCAAAGAATCCTGAGACGTGGCGTCGCATCTACAGCGCTGTAGGCACACAGGCCGCGTTCAGTCCCATTCAGTTGGGAGCAATGGTCACCGGGGTCTCTGGCGCGGGGAAGTCCACAGCCATTGAGCGAGCCTTGCAACTTTTCCCACAGGTGGTCAGGCATGACCATGTGCCTGGCTTTGCAACACCCAGTCCGCAACTTCTGTGGCTAAAGGTGGATGTGCCTGCGTCTGGGAAGATCATGGATCTTGTGGAGAATCTCTCGCGGGCAACCGACGCGGCATTGGGTACTTCGCATACGGAAGACCTGTTCAAAGGGCGTCGGTTGAAGGGTGCAGCATTGGCCCATCAATGGTTACAGAAAATTTCCTGCAACTTCCTTGGCTTGCTGGTGCTTGACGAGCTGCAGAACCTGTTCAGCATTTCCACCAAGGCTGTCCGTACTACCGCCGCAAGGCGGCAAGATGGGCAGCGGCCCATGCTTCGAATCGTTGACGATGAGGTGCTGAAGTTTCTATTGACGTTGAGCAACTTCGCCAAGATCCCGACGCTCTATTGCTCCACCCCCGATGGCATGACCGCACTCAACACGCGAATGAGCACGGCGCAGCGCATGTTGACGGCAGGGTTCCACACCGTCCCCCATGCGCTGTCTGCTGACGATGAGTTTTTTAGGAAGCGGCTGTTCCCCATCCTGTGTCGATACCAATGGCTGCCTGAGAAGCTGTCAGCGTCAGACGAGCTTCGTCGCCTTTTGTTTGATCTGAGTGCAGGGGTGCCCCGGATGGCGTTGATGGCTTGGTTTCATGCCAGCAGGCGGGCTATTCAACGCAACGCGAACGGTTTGTCATTCGAAGACTTCCTACACGTCGGGGCGAATGCAATGGGGCCACTCAGACCAGCGGTGACTGCGCTGCTCAGCGACGACCCTCGTCGACTCCAGCGCTATGAAGACCTGATGGTTCCCGTGCACGGTGCCTCATAG
- a CDS encoding DDE-type integrase/transposase/recombinase: MVALIFNEVLRIDAPDLQGFFRVIATPAGNATVWLAYIGPWADSAEEFTEVCSSVAVGSLSHVARETLWAMERDGRLAAVVLRTVGKLLSTSEDLDEEEKSVWKRRLQQMTPFLDHEVLADSLVRTSGIGPVVKLALAAGDGTRSTVYRLWQVLCQNGFEASSLHPRFDRCGAPGAIRPNREGQKKVGPKTLRERLGEPDMHPQRPSNESDRVKILQHARILSKAGLPFVELYDQIIQRVYVNRYERTEDGQRGIAPPQGSFPNKRQVRHIIESGIKRLERVLRATTQGHYQRNLRGLRGKARDGVAGPGHAYAIDATVGDIHLRSSVNRAWFIGRPIVYMVVDIWSTAIVGFYVCLSGPSWNTAKLAVFSTCCDPQLLAELWGFEYIPVLNPAPTAPFQVWTDRGEYVSAGARETCLSLGINFAIDPPYRPDMKGLVEVLHRIAKDRQYNFLPGAINFRRKELENKPSAKQSALTLREYVHYLHGVFCHYNLFSDRSKQLTMEMIGAGVEASPAGLWRFGHEAGIGYRKAISQDRLITGLLKRGTAVARRDGIFLESLQYESAFATSQDWTGQARNFGVIEKTVFSFPGSTSRFWCPDTQEGLQEFSLRTTARASGEVSMDEWRDVLMFDRLQKDDREYRRFEAALKNMESNSLLRKQALVLTAEADAAYVGPKPNTREARLLETVSRVGPMPKPSDGAEPLNEFTDASAVSNVAYEALMDEVFSSMNRQAAP, from the coding sequence ATGGTCGCATTGATCTTCAACGAGGTTTTGCGAATCGATGCACCAGACCTGCAAGGCTTCTTTCGTGTGATCGCGACCCCTGCTGGCAATGCCACCGTTTGGCTGGCCTACATCGGTCCATGGGCTGACAGTGCTGAGGAGTTTACGGAGGTGTGCAGCTCAGTAGCAGTGGGATCTTTGTCACATGTGGCGAGGGAGACGCTTTGGGCAATGGAAAGAGACGGGCGACTGGCCGCCGTTGTCCTTCGAACCGTTGGAAAGCTGTTGAGCACGTCTGAAGATCTGGATGAAGAGGAGAAATCAGTATGGAAGCGGCGATTGCAGCAAATGACGCCCTTTCTCGATCACGAAGTTCTCGCTGATTCATTGGTTAGAACGTCGGGGATCGGGCCTGTGGTGAAGCTTGCATTGGCTGCAGGTGACGGAACAAGGTCTACTGTTTACAGACTCTGGCAAGTGCTTTGTCAAAATGGATTCGAAGCCAGCTCGCTGCACCCCCGGTTTGACCGTTGCGGCGCACCCGGAGCCATAAGGCCCAACCGCGAAGGGCAGAAAAAGGTGGGTCCCAAGACGCTGCGCGAACGGCTCGGAGAGCCCGATATGCACCCCCAACGGCCCTCTAATGAATCTGACAGGGTCAAGATTCTTCAGCACGCGCGCATTCTCTCCAAGGCAGGACTGCCATTCGTTGAGTTGTACGACCAGATCATTCAACGGGTCTACGTCAATCGGTACGAACGAACGGAGGATGGTCAGCGTGGCATTGCACCACCGCAAGGCAGCTTTCCCAACAAGCGACAGGTTCGCCACATCATTGAGAGCGGTATCAAGCGCCTCGAGCGGGTCTTGCGTGCCACAACACAAGGCCACTATCAACGCAACCTCCGAGGGTTGCGAGGCAAAGCTCGCGACGGTGTCGCAGGGCCGGGGCATGCTTATGCGATCGACGCAACGGTTGGCGACATTCACCTTCGCAGTTCGGTCAATCGGGCATGGTTCATCGGTCGCCCAATCGTCTACATGGTGGTCGACATTTGGTCGACGGCGATCGTGGGCTTTTACGTCTGCTTGTCAGGGCCTTCGTGGAACACAGCCAAATTGGCAGTGTTTTCTACTTGCTGTGATCCGCAGCTTTTGGCTGAGCTTTGGGGGTTTGAGTACATCCCGGTTCTGAATCCGGCACCTACCGCCCCGTTCCAGGTCTGGACAGACCGGGGTGAGTACGTGAGCGCTGGCGCACGTGAAACCTGTCTCTCCTTGGGGATCAACTTCGCGATCGATCCGCCTTACCGCCCAGACATGAAGGGTTTGGTCGAGGTGCTGCACCGCATTGCAAAGGACAGGCAGTACAACTTTCTGCCTGGCGCAATAAACTTTCGACGCAAAGAACTGGAAAACAAGCCGAGCGCAAAGCAGTCAGCGTTGACGCTGCGCGAGTATGTTCATTACCTTCATGGCGTCTTCTGTCACTACAACTTGTTCTCTGATCGCAGCAAACAGTTGACCATGGAAATGATCGGGGCCGGTGTCGAGGCTTCACCCGCGGGCCTGTGGCGTTTCGGACATGAGGCAGGCATAGGTTATCGCAAAGCCATTTCGCAGGACAGGCTGATCACTGGTCTTCTAAAGCGCGGCACAGCCGTTGCGCGCCGTGATGGCATTTTTTTGGAATCGCTGCAGTACGAGTCTGCATTTGCAACGAGTCAGGACTGGACGGGACAAGCAAGAAACTTTGGGGTGATCGAAAAAACGGTGTTCAGCTTCCCTGGATCCACCTCGCGTTTTTGGTGTCCAGACACCCAAGAAGGCTTGCAGGAGTTTTCCCTTCGCACAACTGCTCGCGCTTCGGGTGAGGTCAGCATGGATGAATGGCGCGATGTTCTTATGTTCGATCGCCTTCAAAAAGATGACCGGGAGTATCGTCGCTTTGAGGCCGCGTTGAAGAACATGGAGTCCAATTCATTGCTTCGAAAGCAGGCTCTGGTGCTCACTGCAGAAGCGGATGCGGCTTACGTAGGACCTAAGCCCAACACTCGCGAGGCTCGCTTGCTGGAAACGGTGTCGAGGGTTGGCCCAATGCCAAAGCCTAGTGATGGGGCGGAGCCTTTAAACGAGTTCACCGATGCCTCCGCAGTCTCCAATGTGGCCTATGAGGCCCTGATGGATGAGGTGTTTTCCTCCATGAATCGTCAGGCGGCTCCATGA
- a CDS encoding TnsA endonuclease N-terminal domain-containing protein encodes MRKGQRFTPARLVRWHDSGRGTGTGADYQPWHQVTRDDPSSRGRSHLLNWRFGRLHHLLSDLELVAFGFASMLTGVVDLREQFPLARDEHLPELATYQVDSSGHLAPGTLEIADTLGHRHPLVRKGDDQEPWVMSTDFLLTLRNRMGRLELLAISVKSAEDLKNERKLQLLRIEREYWRHQDVFWLLLTPALYAPLVANSIRIGMPWTIGQPDVREELVSACAAMSNEIRGRTAVQFLDLMGSRLCLDSHAAQCVMWQCIWSGALPVNLSRPLRLGEPLELLSPAEFWRQNPIASRRTAWSH; translated from the coding sequence ATGCGTAAGGGACAACGATTTACCCCTGCACGATTGGTCAGGTGGCACGATTCCGGTCGAGGAACCGGCACCGGCGCCGACTACCAACCTTGGCACCAAGTCACGCGCGACGATCCCAGCAGCCGAGGGCGGTCCCATTTGCTCAACTGGCGCTTTGGCCGCCTGCACCACCTGCTTTCTGACTTGGAGCTGGTGGCATTTGGCTTCGCGTCCATGTTGACTGGTGTTGTGGATCTGCGCGAACAGTTCCCTCTTGCTCGTGATGAGCACCTGCCTGAGCTGGCGACATACCAGGTCGACAGCTCGGGGCATCTCGCGCCTGGAACATTGGAGATTGCCGATACCTTAGGGCACCGCCATCCTTTGGTGCGCAAGGGTGACGATCAGGAACCGTGGGTGATGTCCACCGACTTCTTGTTGACACTCCGGAATCGCATGGGCCGTTTGGAGTTGCTGGCCATCAGCGTCAAGTCCGCCGAAGATCTCAAAAATGAACGCAAGCTGCAGTTGCTGCGAATAGAGCGCGAGTATTGGCGCCATCAAGACGTATTCTGGTTGCTGCTGACTCCGGCGCTGTACGCACCCTTGGTGGCCAATTCCATTCGAATTGGTATGCCCTGGACGATCGGCCAGCCCGATGTGAGGGAGGAGTTGGTGAGCGCTTGCGCAGCTATGTCCAACGAAATTCGAGGACGGACAGCAGTTCAGTTCCTCGATTTGATGGGCTCAAGGCTTTGTCTAGATTCACACGCTGCGCAATGTGTGATGTGGCAGTGCATCTGGTCGGGCGCACTTCCGGTCAACCTTTCTCGCCCGCTGCGGTTGGGCGAGCCTCTGGAGTTGTTGAGTCCTGCAGAGTTCTGGCGACAGAACCCCATCGCTTCCAGGAGGACGGCATGGTCGCATTGA
- a CDS encoding SprT family zinc-dependent metalloprotease, translated as MGGVRVHVERKDIKNLHLGVYPPNGRVRVAAPLVISNEAVRLAVIDKLGWIKRQKAKFAEQPRQSRREMVSGESHYFLGRRYRLRVHEQDGSPRVAIRGLASLDLFVRPSSSIEQREAVLSRWYREQLKALIPPLLEKWQKALGVRVEAWGVKKMKTKWGGCTPATRRIWMNLELAKTPVRCLEYIVAHELAHLLERHHNERFTGYLDKHLPEWKQIRTMLNEAPLGYQAWE; from the coding sequence GTGGGTGGTGTGCGCGTTCATGTTGAACGCAAGGACATCAAGAACCTCCACTTGGGCGTCTACCCCCCGAATGGGCGGGTGCGCGTGGCGGCACCACTGGTCATCAGCAATGAAGCGGTGCGCCTGGCCGTGATCGACAAACTGGGTTGGATCAAACGCCAGAAGGCGAAGTTTGCCGAGCAGCCTCGGCAGTCGCGCCGCGAGATGGTGAGCGGCGAAAGCCACTACTTTCTTGGCCGTCGCTACCGACTTCGGGTTCATGAACAGGATGGTTCACCAAGGGTGGCGATTCGAGGCTTGGCAAGCCTTGACTTGTTTGTGCGCCCCAGCAGCAGCATTGAGCAACGAGAAGCAGTTCTATCTCGCTGGTACCGTGAACAACTCAAAGCCCTGATTCCGCCATTGCTGGAAAAATGGCAGAAAGCCTTGGGCGTTCGGGTTGAGGCCTGGGGAGTCAAGAAGATGAAAACCAAGTGGGGCGGCTGCACACCCGCTACTCGTCGAATTTGGATGAACTTGGAGCTGGCGAAGACTCCGGTGCGGTGTCTCGAATATATCGTCGCTCATGAGTTGGCCCATCTGCTTGAGCGGCACCACAACGAACGTTTCACGGGGTACCTGGACAAGCACTTGCCGGAATGGAAGCAAATTCGGACGATGCTGAATGAGGCACCGTTGGGCTACCAAGCGTGGGAATAA
- a CDS encoding HsdR family type I site-specific deoxyribonuclease: protein MSSVGQIEKQTQARVVALFQERLSYAYLGNRIDRDNRNIETDLLTVWLAKQGNADQLIARVLHELNRVASDTSKSLYDRNREVYALLRYGVKVLPAMGENKVTVWLIDWEHPENNHFAIAEEVTVKGADAKASTKRPDVVIYVNGIALGVLELKRSTVAVAEGIRQNLDNQKKAFIQPFFSTMQWVMAGNNTEGLRYAAIETPEKYWLRWVEESGPYAAEANLLDRHLLQVCEKTRFLELIHDFVVFDAGTKKQCRQNQYFGVAAAQDFIRRREGGIIWHTQGSGKSLTMVWLAKWIRENREGARVLIITDRTELDEQIEKVFKGVNEQIYRTKSGEDLIAQLNGTQESLICSLVHKFGGKGDDDTEGKEGAKAFMESLKKLPADFKAKGDIHVFVDECHRTQTGDLHKAMKALLPNAVFIGFTGTPLLKADKQKSIEVFGRYIHTYKFDQAVREGVVLDLRYEARDIDQAITSQKKIDDWFDAKTKGLNDLAKAQLKQKWGTMQRVLSSQSRLEQIKNDILLDMNTKPRLMDGHGNAMLVAGSIFEACKFYELFAKGELNGKCAIVTSYAPSVADTKGETTGDGETDNLLKYSVYSQMLADWFNESKEKAIGKAEQFEKEVKKKFIDEPGQMKLLIVVDKLLTGFDAPSATYLYIDKQMRDHGLFQAICRVNRLDGDSKDYGYIVDYKDLFKSLEGAVEDYTSGALDGFDKEDVAGLLENRLENAREDLEDAREAVKALCEPVAPPRDSAAYLRYFCTKDSGNADQLKENEPKRLKLYKFVAALLRAYANIASELDEAGYKPDEIAKIKTEVDHFTKVRDEVKLASGDYIDLKAYEPAMRHLIDTYIRAEESEKISTFDDMSLIQLIVERGPDAVNALPKGIRKSEEAVAETIENNVRKLIINESPVDPAYYEKMSKLLDALIEQRRKGVVSYKEYLEKVALLTKDATTPGGSTGGYPPSLKSGAQRALFNNLDKDEALTLAVDKAIQDSRQDGWSDHPLKSKRVRIAIQDVLTSKAAAQPVPPDTAKQEVTNGDYSIEALTTRILELAKHQNDY, encoded by the coding sequence ATGAGCAGTGTTGGCCAAATCGAAAAACAGACTCAAGCCCGCGTTGTCGCCCTGTTTCAGGAACGGCTGAGCTACGCCTACCTGGGCAACCGGATCGACCGGGATAACCGCAACATCGAGACCGATTTGCTCACGGTTTGGTTGGCCAAGCAAGGCAATGCCGATCAATTGATTGCCCGTGTTCTGCACGAGCTCAACCGGGTGGCTTCGGACACGAGCAAGAGCCTCTACGACCGCAATCGAGAGGTGTACGCCTTGCTGCGCTATGGCGTCAAAGTTTTGCCGGCGATGGGTGAAAACAAGGTGACGGTGTGGCTGATCGATTGGGAACACCCCGAGAACAACCACTTCGCCATTGCCGAAGAGGTGACGGTGAAAGGCGCGGACGCCAAGGCCAGCACCAAGCGGCCTGACGTGGTGATCTACGTGAACGGCATTGCGCTGGGGGTGCTGGAGTTGAAGCGATCCACCGTGGCGGTGGCCGAAGGCATTCGGCAGAACCTGGACAACCAGAAGAAGGCGTTCATCCAGCCGTTCTTCTCGACCATGCAGTGGGTGATGGCGGGCAACAACACCGAGGGCCTGCGCTACGCGGCCATCGAGACGCCTGAGAAGTATTGGCTGCGCTGGGTGGAGGAAAGCGGGCCATACGCGGCTGAGGCGAACCTGCTGGACCGGCACCTGTTGCAGGTCTGCGAGAAAACGAGGTTTCTGGAGCTGATCCACGACTTTGTGGTGTTCGACGCGGGCACCAAGAAGCAGTGTCGCCAGAACCAGTACTTCGGCGTGGCGGCGGCGCAAGACTTCATTCGCCGCCGCGAGGGCGGCATCATCTGGCACACCCAGGGCAGCGGCAAGAGCCTGACCATGGTCTGGCTGGCGAAGTGGATTCGTGAAAACCGCGAGGGCGCTCGGGTGCTCATCATCACCGACCGCACCGAGCTGGACGAACAGATCGAGAAAGTGTTCAAAGGCGTTAACGAACAGATCTACCGCACCAAGAGCGGCGAAGACCTGATCGCGCAGCTGAACGGCACCCAGGAGTCTTTGATTTGCTCGCTGGTGCACAAATTTGGCGGAAAGGGGGACGACGACACTGAAGGCAAAGAAGGCGCAAAAGCGTTCATGGAGTCGCTCAAGAAGCTGCCCGCCGATTTCAAGGCCAAGGGCGACATTCATGTGTTCGTGGACGAATGCCACCGCACCCAGACCGGCGACCTGCACAAAGCCATGAAGGCGTTGCTGCCCAACGCGGTGTTTATCGGTTTTACCGGCACGCCTTTGCTGAAGGCCGACAAGCAGAAGAGCATCGAGGTCTTTGGCCGCTACATCCACACCTACAAGTTTGACCAGGCGGTGCGCGAAGGCGTGGTGCTCGATCTGCGCTACGAGGCGCGGGACATCGACCAAGCGATCACATCGCAAAAGAAGATTGACGACTGGTTCGACGCCAAGACCAAGGGCCTGAACGATCTGGCCAAGGCCCAGCTCAAGCAGAAATGGGGAACCATGCAGCGGGTGCTCTCCAGCCAGTCGCGGCTGGAGCAGATCAAGAACGACATCTTGCTCGACATGAACACCAAGCCGCGGCTGATGGATGGCCACGGCAACGCCATGTTGGTGGCGGGCAGCATTTTTGAGGCGTGCAAGTTCTACGAGCTGTTTGCCAAGGGCGAGCTGAACGGGAAATGCGCGATTGTGACGAGCTACGCGCCCAGCGTGGCCGACACCAAGGGCGAGACGACCGGCGATGGCGAAACCGACAACCTGCTCAAGTACAGCGTGTATTCACAGATGCTGGCGGACTGGTTCAATGAGTCGAAGGAAAAGGCCATTGGCAAGGCTGAGCAGTTCGAGAAAGAAGTGAAGAAGAAGTTCATCGATGAGCCGGGGCAGATGAAGCTGCTGATCGTGGTGGACAAGCTGCTCACCGGTTTTGACGCGCCATCGGCCACCTACCTCTACATCGACAAGCAAATGCGCGACCACGGCCTGTTTCAGGCGATCTGCCGGGTGAACCGCCTGGACGGCGACAGCAAGGACTACGGCTACATTGTTGACTACAAGGACTTGTTCAAGAGCCTTGAGGGCGCGGTTGAGGACTACACCAGCGGAGCGCTGGATGGCTTCGACAAAGAAGACGTGGCCGGGCTGCTGGAGAACCGGTTGGAGAACGCGCGAGAAGACTTGGAAGACGCCCGAGAGGCCGTCAAGGCGCTGTGCGAACCGGTTGCACCTCCGCGCGATTCAGCGGCCTACCTGCGTTATTTCTGCACCAAAGATTCGGGCAATGCAGATCAGCTCAAAGAAAACGAGCCCAAGCGGCTGAAGCTCTACAAGTTTGTCGCGGCGCTGCTGCGCGCCTACGCCAACATCGCCAGCGAGTTGGATGAGGCTGGGTACAAGCCAGACGAGATCGCGAAGATCAAGACCGAGGTGGACCACTTCACCAAGGTTCGCGATGAGGTGAAGCTGGCCAGCGGGGACTACATCGACCTCAAGGCGTATGAGCCGGCCATGCGCCACCTGATCGACACCTACATCCGCGCCGAGGAGAGCGAGAAGATTTCCACCTTCGACGACATGAGCCTGATTCAGTTGATCGTCGAGCGCGGGCCGGATGCGGTGAACGCGTTGCCCAAGGGCATCCGAAAAAGCGAAGAGGCGGTGGCGGAGACCATTGAGAACAACGTCCGCAAACTCATCATCAACGAATCGCCAGTTGACCCGGCCTACTACGAAAAGATGTCCAAGCTGCTGGACGCGCTGATCGAACAACGGCGCAAAGGCGTGGTGAGCTACAAGGAGTACTTGGAGAAGGTCGCCCTGTTGACCAAGGACGCGACCACTCCGGGAGGTAGCACTGGCGGCTATCCGCCCAGCTTGAAATCGGGCGCTCAGCGCGCACTTTTCAACAACCTGGACAAGGACGAGGCTCTCACTTTGGCGGTAGATAAGGCGATTCAGGATAGTCGGCAGGACGGTTGGAGTGATCACCCTTTGAAATCTAAGCGGGTGCGGATCGCTATTCAAGATGTACTGACGTCAAAGGCTGCCGCCCAACCAGTGCCACCCGACACTGCGAAACAGGAGGTGACGAATGGTGACTATTCAATTGAGGCCCTGACCACGCGAATTCTGGAACTGGCCAAACATCAGAATGACTACTGA